The DNA window AGCTGAGGGTCGAGCCACCGGCGCCGAAGGTACAGGACACGTACTCGGGGGCATACGCCTTCAGCTTGGCCGCGGCACGGTCCAGCTGGGTGCGCTGTTCGTCGGTCTTGGGCGGATAGAACTCGAAGCTGATGGCGGTCATGGCAGGGGCAGCGGCGACGGGTGCGGATCAGTATATCGCTTCATCAAGATGGATGTGCAATAGGCGCGTGAGGTCGGCTGTCCCGTGCGGGCGACCGTTCGCCCCGCTGACGGACCGTTGCTCCGCAATCGCAACCGAGGCACCGGAAGCGGAGCCACGCTGGCCCCATTCCCGGCACCACCCACCCGATGAAGGAGCAGACGATGAAGATCTTCCAGGCACTCTGGTACGCAATGAAGGCCTTGGCCAGGCTGGTGATGATCGGCATGGCGATGGCCGTGCTTGGCACCGGCCCGGCCCATGCCACCGCCGTCGACAAGTCCGCCGTTCCAGGCACCGTGCAGGTCGAGGTGGTCGGCAAGGGGCGTCCGCTGCTGATGATTCCCGGCCTGAACAGCAGTGCCGAGGTCTGGCGCGAGACCTGTCTGGCGCTGAAGAATGTGCAGTGTCACCTGGTGCAGTTGCCGGGCTTTGCCGGTGCTGCGGCAGCGCACCCACGCCCGGCGGATTTCCTGCCGGCGATGCGCGATGAACTGCTGGGCTATCTGCAGGCGCAGCAGCTGTCGAAGGTTGCCGTGATTGGCCACAGCCTGGGAGGCGTGCTGGCGATGCAGTTGGCACTGAAGGCACCCGATGCCGTCGGTCCACTGGTAATCGTGGATTCGCTGCCGTTCTATGCGGCGGTGATGAACCCGCAGGCCACCGCGCAGAACGTGGGGATGATGGCCGGACAGCTGCGCGAAGGCCTGCTGGCGGCCGATGAGGCCAGCTTCAATGCACGCAACGACGCGACCGCCAAGGCCCTGACCCGCAGCACGCAGCATCTGCCGGAGCTGCAGCGTTGGGGGCGCGACAGTGATCGCACGAGCATGGCTGATGCGATGCACTCCATGCTGGTGCGCGATCTGCGTGATGACATCGCCGATATCCACACGCCGGTCCTGGTGCTGGGCAGCTGGGCCGCTTATCAGTCGATGGGTGGTACGGAGGCCAGTACCCGTGCGCAGTTCCAGGCGCAGTACGCGAAGCTGCCGGGTGTGCAGATCG is part of the Stenotrophomonas lactitubi genome and encodes:
- a CDS encoding alpha/beta fold hydrolase, with product MKIFQALWYAMKALARLVMIGMAMAVLGTGPAHATAVDKSAVPGTVQVEVVGKGRPLLMIPGLNSSAEVWRETCLALKNVQCHLVQLPGFAGAAAAHPRPADFLPAMRDELLGYLQAQQLSKVAVIGHSLGGVLAMQLALKAPDAVGPLVIVDSLPFYAAVMNPQATAQNVGMMAGQLREGLLAADEASFNARNDATAKALTRSTQHLPELQRWGRDSDRTSMADAMHSMLVRDLRDDIADIHTPVLVLGSWAAYQSMGGTEASTRAQFQAQYAKLPGVQIEMSAQGYHFLMWDDPRWLQAQVRRFLATHS